DNA from Geobacillus vulcani PSS1:
ACGTTGTTCTGCGATCTCGGCGACAAAGAGCCGGTGCCGGTCGAATGAAAGGGAATGGCGGCGGACGGAAAGACGGGCGGGCAAAAAAGCCGGTTGCTTCCGCCGTCCGGCGTTATCCAGCATTTTAGCGGAGAGAAAAAAGGCTGCCCGACAGGTTGGCGCTTGACTATGCATCCATGCGAGGAGATGAAGTGATGATGAGAGTAAAAGTGGGAACAATCGAACAGTTGCCGAAACGGCTTGGAAAATGCGTGCACATCGGGGTGCTGGAGCTTGCTTTATTCCGTACCCAAGATGATCGAGTATACGCCGTCGAAAACCGTTGTCCGCATAAAGGAGGGGATCTGTCGCAAGGCATTGTCAGCGGCGAGTATGTGTTTTGCCCGCTTCATGATTGGAAAATTTGCTTAAGAGACGGTCAGGCGCAGGCGCCGGATGAAGGGTGCGTCAAAACGTACCGCGCGACGGTGGAAGACGGCTGTGTATATGTCGAGTTGCAGGAAACGGGTGAATGACGATGACGAATGAATTGCTGCGCTACTTTCGCGCCAAGGAAAAAGAACGGGCGTCGGAAACGGCCGCCGCGACCCAATGTCCGTTTTGCAGCGTCCAGTGCACACTTCAGCTGGTGGAGGAGCGGATTGTAGAACGGCGCCGCTACAAGGCGGTCCCGATCGACAACCCGACGTCCAACGGCCGCCTTTGTTTAAAGGGGATCAACGCTCACCAGCACGCTTTGCATCCCGAGCGGCTGTTGTTTCCGCTTGCCAAAGTGGACGGCCGGTTTGT
Protein-coding regions in this window:
- the nirD gene encoding nitrite reductase small subunit NirD encodes the protein MMRVKVGTIEQLPKRLGKCVHIGVLELALFRTQDDRVYAVENRCPHKGGDLSQGIVSGEYVFCPLHDWKICLRDGQAQAPDEGCVKTYRATVEDGCVYVELQETGE